A genomic segment from Triticum dicoccoides isolate Atlit2015 ecotype Zavitan chromosome 1A, WEW_v2.0, whole genome shotgun sequence encodes:
- the LOC119309723 gene encoding uncharacterized protein LOC119309723 codes for MPLPLRRLSSPLRRSLSTAASRPAWAMVYRISTAEESARGASLSLAPPPLPSRVTVPKRAFALDPLPAADRRFINVFGSSVLAASGHGLLLLGAYKNRANAFEMFEDRPPSAVPFEVLDQVYERWCCSDPMRLARFVCNPVTGEMARLPDFDGTEDAFAASTGLLTHADGGHGPPKRYAAAQLSVVDRGRRFLLRRLTSETGKWDELLLPSPLPPGRRMHMNHEVLDFGGRLWWVDVSWGALNVDPFSDRPELCPVELPGGSMLPNQQSAIEMWQLLLHRRMGVSDGRLRFVEVSEEPFRIKSFTLGGDSGRWTLEHQVSWRTLYSDAKATPLIAAIDPLNPDSLYFTVLVGKASCLSVDLSVPVGKALCLGVDMRSKRPTESMALGGGGVHPSKCNSSFVLPFVLPSFLGSSSIPGKNGLMKNKTLADILVRSDKQPNA; via the exons ATGCCGCTCCCGCTCCGCCGCCTCTCCAGCCCCCTCCGCCGCTCCCTCTCCACCGCCGCCTCGCGCCCCGCCTGGGCGATGGTCTACCGGATCTCGACGGCGGAGGAGTCGGCGCGGGGCGCGTCCCTCTCGCTCGCCCCGCCCCCGCTCCCCTCCCGCGTCACCGTCCCCAAGCGGGCCTTCGCTCTGGACCCCCTCCCGGCCGCCGACCGCCGCTTCATCAACGTCTTCGGCAGCAGCGTCCTCGCCGCGAGCGGCcacggcctcctcctgctcggcgcCTACAAGAATCGCGCCAACGCCTTCGAAATGTTCGAGGACCGGCCCCCGTCCGCCGTCCCGTTCGAGGTCCTCGACCAGGTGTACGAGCGCTGGTGCTGCTCCGACCCGATGAGGCTCGCCCGCTTCGTCTGCAACCCCGTCACCGGCGAGATGGCGCGCCTCCCGGACTTCGACGGCACGGAGGACGCCTTCGCCGCGTCCACGGGCCTCCTCACCCACGCCGACGGCGGGCACGGGCCGCCCAAGAGGTACGCGGCCGCGCAGCTCAGCGTGGTCGACCGCGGACGCCGATTCCTGCTGCGCCGGCTCACTTCGGAGACAGGAAAGTGGGACGAGCTGCTGCTGCCGTCCCCGCTGCCGCCTGGGCGCCGGATGCACATGAACCACGAGGTGCTGGACTTcgggggccggctctggtgggtggACGTGAGCTGGGGCGCCCTCAACGTCGACCCGTTCAGCGACCGGCCTGAGCTCTGCCCCGTCGAGCTGCCAGGAGGCAGCATGCTTCCGAACCAACAGAGCGCTATCGAGATGTGGCAGCTCCTCCTGCACAGGCGCATGGGGGTCAGCGACGGCAGGCTGCGGTTTGTCGAGGTTTCCGAGGAGCCCTTCCGTATCAAGTCGTTCACGCTGGGCGGCGATAGTGGCCGTTGGACGCTGGAGCATCAGGTGTCGTGGAGAACTCTCTATTCCGATGCCAAggcgacgcctttgattgctgccaTTGATCCACTCAACCCCGACTCGCTGTATTTCACCGTGCTTGTGGGCAAAGCATCATGTTTAAGCGTGGATCTCTCTGTGCCTGTCGGCAAAGCATTATGTTTAGGCGTGGACATGCGCTCGAAGAGACCGACTGAGTCTATGGCATTAGGTGGTGGCGGCGTTCATCCAAGCAAGTGCAACTCAAGCTTTGTTCTGCCATTTGTGCTCCCCTCATTTCTCGGATCAAGCTCCATTCCAG GCAAGAACGGCCTCATGAAAAACAAGACTCTGGCAGATATTCTGGTTCGTTCAGACAAACAGCCGAATGCCTGA
- the LOC119354138 gene encoding uncharacterized protein LOC119354138, whose protein sequence is MLPRHLLRLSAAVSGGLRRSLATAASHPPWAAMCHSAWTVGAPGAQVRLAEPPRISEVYVPEQLLKTGPLPDPDGDFVQGHGGAVCAASADGLLLLVYAETRLFARIVARQGGRPLRLPPQTDALKSIDPDHVPSVTRFVLNPLTRQMTRLPDRVTKFEVSPLFNLRMGLLTQADRGHGPPDRFAVAELQEGDLMLRFLSEKGRWENVVLSPCQLPSARRMKIDQPALAFGGRLWWVDVTWGAVSADPFSDRPELSFTELPRGSVLAARSPLPEADAEVSWREYRRVDASQGRLRYVEVSQKEPFLLSSFVLDNDGTGWTLEHRVALSKLWADGGHPWLPLPAGKTPQIELLDPLDANVVYLTVDKKHVIVVDMNMKKVIGSYLYGNDFSVPCVLPPWLGSSRIPSAGKDTGKHKTL, encoded by the exons ATGCTGCCCCGCCACCTCCTACGCCTCTCCGCCGCCGTCTCCGGCGgcctccgccgctccctcgccaccgccgcctcgcaCCCGCCGTGGGCCGCGATGTGCCACTCGGCGTGGACCGTCGGGGCGCCGGGCGCGCAGGTGCGCCTCGCCGAGCCGCCGCGCATCTCCGAGGTGTACGTCCCGGAGCAGCTCCTCAAGACCGGCCCCCTCCCCGACCCCGACGGCGACTTCGTGCAAGGGCATGGCGGCGCCGTCTGCGCCGCGAGCgccgacggcctcctcctcctcgtctacgCGGAGACGCGCCTGTTTGCCCGCATCGTCGCCAGGCAGGGCGGCCGCCCGCTGCGGCTGCCACCCCAAACCGACGCGCTCAAGAGCATCGACCCCGACCACGTCCCCAGCGTCACGCGCTTCGTCCTCAACCCTCTCACGCGCCAGATGACCCGCCTCCCGGACCGCGTGACCAAGTTCGAGGTCTCCCCGCTTTTCAACCTCCGCATGGGCCTCCTCACCCAGGCCGATCGCGGCCACGGCCCGCCTGACAGGTTCGCCGTCGCCGAGCTGCAGGAGGGGGACCTCATGCTCCGGTTTCTCTCGGAAAAGGGCAGGTGGGAGAACGTGGTGCTCTCGCCGTGCCAACTCCCGTCTGCGCGGCGAATGAAGATCGACCAGCCGGCGCTGGCGTTCGGCGGTCGCCTGTGGTGGGTCGACGTGACCTGGGGCGCTGTCTCTGCCGACCCCTTCAGCGATCGGCCGGAGCTCTCCTTCACCGAGCTGCCGAGGGGCAGCGTGCTAGCTGCAAGGAGCCCGCTGCCAGAAGCCGATGCCGAGGTGTCTTGGCGTGAGTACCGGCGCGTGGATGCAAGCCAAGGGCGGCTGCGATACGTCGAGGTCTCTCAAAAGGAACCGTTTCTGCTCAGCTCCTTTGTGCTCGACAACGATGGTACCggctggacgctggagcaccgggtggccctGAGCAAGCTCTGGGCGGATGGAGGCCACCCATGGCTGCCCTTACCGGCGGGGAAGACGCCACAAATTGAGCTTCTTGACCCACTTGACGCCAATGTGGTGTACCTCACGGTTGACAAGAAACACGTTATCGTCGTGGACATGAACATGAAGAAGGTGATTGGGAGTTATCTGTATGGAAATGACTTCTCTGTACCATGTGTTCTTCCTCCGTGGCTTGGATCGAGCCGGATCCCTTCTGCAG GTAAGGACACCGGGAAACACAAGACTCTGTAA